In one window of Paraflavitalea soli DNA:
- a CDS encoding DUF4397 domain-containing protein — protein sequence MHYKKISLFIIAAIYLLTSSCDEDSLLPPANSNAYISFINTSPFFGNTGPATVRAAVETNGQANKDLLLSYQYIYPEPNKYLPFKEGVSKVSFKDSSSKSLVTGSLTTQAGAYYSAILADSMDSYSAVIVQDDYQPVPDKALVRIMHFSPDAGEISLFRDTVRQETFGNMRYKEVTPYKPLPPGGNFSFILRRTDGSNQRVGRYFVPSLLAGTAYTILLKGYLVPPDGDLGSKLSQIVFYRN from the coding sequence ATGCATTATAAAAAGATCAGCTTATTCATAATAGCGGCAATATACCTGCTTACGTCGTCCTGTGATGAGGACAGCCTTTTGCCGCCGGCCAATAGCAATGCCTACATCAGTTTCATTAATACATCACCTTTCTTTGGAAATACTGGTCCGGCCACCGTACGCGCTGCCGTGGAAACCAATGGCCAGGCAAATAAAGACCTGTTGCTCAGTTATCAATACATCTATCCGGAACCCAATAAATACCTGCCGTTCAAGGAAGGCGTCAGCAAAGTGTCGTTTAAGGATTCCAGCAGCAAGTCCCTCGTTACAGGCAGCCTTACCACCCAGGCCGGTGCTTACTACAGCGCTATCCTTGCTGATAGCATGGACAGCTATTCGGCCGTAATTGTGCAGGACGACTATCAACCTGTACCTGATAAAGCATTGGTAAGGATCATGCACTTTAGTCCAGATGCAGGAGAAATATCACTCTTCCGTGATACCGTCCGACAGGAAACCTTCGGCAATATGCGCTATAAAGAGGTAACACCGTACAAGCCCTTGCCGCCCGGCGGCAACTTCTCCTTCATCCTGCGCAGGACAGATGGTTCCAACCAACGGGTAGGCCGCTACTTTGTTCCCAGCCTGCTGGCAGGCACAGCTTACACCATACTCCTTAAAGGATACCTGGTGCCACCCGATGGAGACCTGGGCAGTAAACTCAGCCAGATTGTTTTCTACCGTAATTAA
- a CDS encoding tyrosine-protein phosphatase yields MKQLIIIIAIIFPFLSQAQLADSTKRLVPMQGALNFRDAGGYTTQDGKRVVWGKVFRSADISKLTDADLQLMAGKHIYTVFDFRGVKESAAAPDRLLPGTQYTLCSAGSDSMPDMKQIAMLVKQGGFLEAFYGTKSLPYYGDRYKPLFQKLLTLPDTAAILYHCTGGRDRTGMASALFLYALGVPEATIEADFTASNIYLQPMHARMYQGMSQGMGLDMATVKKEMDLRPELLHIFFGAIRNKYGSIEKFMEQELGVGKKELALLKKKYTM; encoded by the coding sequence ATGAAACAACTCATTATCATCATAGCGATCATTTTTCCTTTTCTTTCCCAGGCCCAATTGGCCGATAGCACAAAACGCCTCGTACCAATGCAGGGTGCCTTGAACTTCCGGGATGCCGGTGGCTATACTACCCAGGACGGCAAACGGGTAGTATGGGGCAAAGTATTCCGCAGTGCTGATATCAGCAAGCTCACCGATGCCGACCTGCAACTGATGGCTGGCAAACATATTTATACAGTATTCGATTTCCGGGGTGTAAAGGAATCTGCTGCTGCGCCTGACAGGTTATTACCTGGTACCCAGTATACCTTGTGTTCAGCTGGTAGTGATAGCATGCCCGACATGAAACAGATAGCCATGCTCGTAAAACAAGGTGGTTTCCTGGAAGCATTTTATGGTACTAAAAGTCTGCCCTACTATGGCGACCGCTATAAACCTTTGTTCCAAAAACTGCTGACCTTACCGGATACGGCTGCTATCTTATACCATTGCACAGGTGGCCGCGACAGAACAGGTATGGCCTCTGCCCTCTTCCTCTATGCACTGGGTGTGCCGGAAGCGACCATTGAAGCTGATTTTACCGCTTCCAATATTTACTTGCAACCCATGCACGCCCGTATGTACCAGGGTATGTCCCAAGGCATGGGTCTGGATATGGCAACTGTTAAAAAAGAGATGGACCTGCGGCCCGAACTGCTGCATATTTTCTTTGGCGCTATCAGGAACAAATATGGCTCCATAGAAAAGTTTATGGAACAGGAACTGGGCGTGGGTAAAAAAGAACTGGCCTTATTGAAGAAAAAGTATACCATGTAA